In the Drosophila takahashii strain IR98-3 E-12201 chromosome 3R, DtakHiC1v2, whole genome shotgun sequence genome, one interval contains:
- the Lkb1 gene encoding LOW QUALITY PROTEIN: serine/threonine-protein kinase STK11 (The sequence of the model RefSeq protein was modified relative to this genomic sequence to represent the inferred CDS: deleted 1 base in 1 codon) produces MQCSSSRRGGGEAGGEAGGGAEGAAGQMTVTTMEAQVKAAHHHHHLHGGGGAQHKEEEEAAEDPGHVRDEDEMTLLLANKNYHYDVASDLDDEAFVELKPADVAGAAASFYNPDELLLEQAGQPHPQVTWLDDDEIETLDRVTLDMGNMFFNRVDSQDIIYQQKKKNIKMVGKYIMGDVLGEGSYGKVKEAMNSENLCRLAVKILTKRKLRRIPNGEQNVTREIALLKQLKHTNVVQLVDVLYNDEKQKMYLVMEYCVGGLQEMVDYQPDKRMPLFQAHGYFQQLVDGLEYLHSCRVIHKDIKPGNLLLSLDQTLKISDFGVAEQLDLFAPDDTCTTGQGSPAFQPPEIANGHETFAGFKVDIWSSGVTLYNLATGQYPFEGDNIYRLLENIGRGQWEAPDWLYEMDADFANLILGMLQADPSKRLCLQEIRHDTWFRSKPLKTGPPIPIPPLKGDKYRSSTVIPYLEAYHYGDQDQEDVYFTEHDVNQELARQAAAAASEIRANKSAAAQAACHPYEPPSTSAAAAASGNSLGNGSREEGAAPPVKKKGSALKRRAKKLTSCISVRKLSHCRTS; encoded by the exons ATGCAATGTTCTAGCTCTCGGCGAGGCGGAGGAGAAGCAGGAGGagaagcaggaggaggagcagaaggAGCAGCC GGCCAGATGACTGTGACCACGATGGAGGCACAGGTCAAGGCAGcacaccatcatcatcatctacACGGCGGCGGGGGAGCCCAGcacaaggaggaggaggaggcggcggaggaTCCGGGTCACGTTCGAGATGAGGACGAGATGACCCTGCTGCTGGCCAACAAGAACTATCACTATGACGTCGCCTCCGACCTGGACGACGAGGCCTTTGTGGAGCTCAAGCCAGCGGATGTGGCCGGCGCAGCAGCCAGCTTCTACAATCCCGACGAGCTGCTCCTCGAACAGGCTGGGCAGCCGCATCCACAGGTCACCTGGCTGGACGACGATGAGATCGAGACGCTGGATCGCGTCACCCTGGACATGGGCAACATGTTCTTCAATCGCGTCGACAGCCAGGACATCATCTATCAGCAGAAAAAGAAGAACATCAAGATGGTGGGCAAGTACATCATGGGCGATGTCCTCGGCGAGGGTTCGTACGGCAAGGTGAAGGAGGCCATGAACTCGGAGAACCTCTGCCGGCTGGCCGTCAAGATCCTGACCAAGCGCAAGCTGCGCCGCATCCCCAATGGCGAGCAGAACGTGACGCGGGAGATTGCCCTGCTGAAGCAGCTGAAGCACACGAATGTCGTCCAGCTGGTGGACGTTTTGTACAACGATGAGAAGCAAAAGATGTACCTGGTGATGGAGTACTGCGTCGGCGGGCTGCAGGAGATGGTGGACTACCAGCCGGACAAGCGGATGCCGCTGTTTCAGGCCCACGGCTACTTTCAGCAGCTGGTTGATGGGCTGGAGTATCTGCACAGCTGCCGGGTGATCCACAAGGACATCAAGCCGGGCAACCTGCTGCTCTCCCTCGATCAGACGCTCAAAATATCCGACTTCGGCGTGGCCGAGCAACTGGATCTGTTCGCCCCGGACGACACGTGCACGACGGGCCAGGGATCGCCGGCCTTCCAGCCGCCGGAGATCGCCAACGGACACGAGACCTTCGCCGGCTTCAAGGTGGACATCTGGAGCAGCGGAGTGACACT CTACAATTTGGCCACTGGACAGTATCCCTTCGAGGGTGACAATATCTATCGACTGCTGGAGAACATCGGGCGAGGTCAGTGGGAGGCGCCCGATTGGCTCTACGAGATGGACGCAGACTTTGCCAATCTGATCCTGGGCATGCTGCAGGCGGATCCCAGCAAACGCCTCTGCCTGCAGGAAATACGCCACGACAC TTGGTTCAGATCCAAACCGCTGAAGACCGGCCCACCGATACCCATTCCCCCGCTGAAGGGCGACAAATACCGCAGCTCCACGGTGATACCCTACCTGGAAGCTTACCATTACGGCGATCAGGACCAGGAGGACGTCTACTTCACCGAGCACGACGTCAATC AGGAGCTCGCCCGCCAAGCGGCAGCTGCTGCCTCCGAGATCCGGGCCAACAAATCGGCGGCAGCCCAGGCCGCCTGTCACCCGTATGAGCCGCCTTCCACGagtgctgccgccgccgcctccggaAATTCCCTGGGCAACGGCAGTAGGGAGGAGGGGGCGGCGCCGCCGGTGAAGAAAAAGGGATCGGCCCTGAAGCGACGCGCCAAGAAGCTGACGTCCTGCATCTCTGTACGCAAACTGAGCCACTGCCGGACTTCGTAG